The Epilithonimonas zeae genome contains a region encoding:
- a CDS encoding SusE domain-containing protein produces the protein MKNHKIYKFFFAIIMLFSVMSCEDREKITIEENDAPIVMDLSKESVFLDGNFPNNPALTVNWDAASYSVPTEINYVVEASSTENFTQPYVLGTFGQSVKYATFTAVQMNNAAAGVGLPADVTGKMYLKVRSYIGTSQQLQQESNVTSVMVTPYKLVYPDFFLVGEASYVGWTASAAQILHKVENESIIYTYLEKDKNFRFLGQQDWSPLNYSIDDATTDAANRYFKQVSSNITVADHENMKFTGETGIYKVIINADKSVQSLKATASPIPAFDIPQVYLVGNVAGVNWSAENAIAMTKTGAGVFEYTTTLPADAEFKFLGQKSFGDLDWGNISADGASGFLGPKGDNGNVKFVGDGGSYKITVNIKAGIYTIVKQ, from the coding sequence ATGAAAAATCATAAAATATATAAATTTTTCTTCGCAATTATAATGCTTTTTAGTGTTATGTCTTGTGAAGATAGAGAGAAAATTACGATAGAAGAAAATGATGCTCCTATAGTAATGGATTTATCAAAAGAATCAGTCTTTCTTGATGGTAATTTTCCAAATAATCCTGCATTAACTGTCAATTGGGATGCAGCAAGTTATTCTGTTCCCACGGAAATCAATTATGTAGTGGAAGCATCTAGTACAGAAAATTTTACACAACCTTATGTTCTTGGAACATTTGGACAGTCTGTTAAATATGCAACATTTACGGCAGTACAGATGAACAATGCTGCGGCAGGCGTTGGACTTCCTGCAGATGTTACTGGTAAAATGTATTTGAAAGTTAGATCTTATATTGGAACATCTCAACAATTACAACAGGAATCTAATGTAACATCTGTGATGGTAACACCATACAAATTGGTTTATCCAGATTTCTTCCTAGTAGGCGAGGCTTCTTATGTCGGATGGACAGCTAGTGCTGCTCAAATTCTTCATAAGGTTGAAAATGAGTCTATCATTTACACATATCTTGAAAAAGATAAGAACTTTAGATTCTTGGGACAACAAGATTGGAGCCCGCTCAATTATAGTATAGATGATGCTACAACGGATGCTGCGAATAGATATTTCAAACAAGTGTCTTCCAACATAACTGTTGCAGACCACGAAAATATGAAGTTTACTGGTGAAACAGGAATCTATAAAGTTATAATTAATGCAGACAAAAGTGTTCAATCTCTTAAAGCTACAGCTTCCCCAATTCCAGCTTTCGATATCCCACAAGTTTATTTGGTAGGAAATGTAGCAGGTGTTAACTGGTCAGCCGAAAATGCTATTGCTATGACAAAAACAGGAGCGGGTGTATTCGAATATACTACGACGTTACCTGCGGATGCCGAATTTAAATTCTTAGGTCAAAAATCTTTTGGAGATTTAGATTGGGGTAATATTTCTGCTGATGGTGCTAGTGGTTTCCTAGGGCCAAAAGGAGATAATGGTAATGTTAAGTTTGTTGGAGACGGAGGTTCTTACAAAATTACAGTTAACATCAAAGCAGGTATTTATACTATCGTTAAACAATAA
- a CDS encoding SusE domain-containing protein, translating into MKNIFKLLFASLLVTIVFVACDNDADRDWTSPEASFKLYDTTLGSNVLYETMKDNPFTLTWDKTGSSESTIVFSTTEDFANKMTLGTSTSNTFTTTIGDINSKFLQAGLSTYASSNVYLRIEAGAEVSNTINFAVTPYPVAGPVITAPTSGSVVSLDVNKPDDLIKINWSDYSSGIDVKYTVSLAKKGGSFSNLGTVTSTVANPVKSLELTSKDFVFALLNAGAAANVQSEFDVKVTAETKSTGTITLVSEVVTFKATPYEVTSYLYAPGAYQGWTPATAESLISPKSDGIYTGYIKFTEANSEFKITTARNWDNSYGTTDNVNLIYNGGGNLKAPNTGYQKLTVNTNTLVFSLEAYSWGLIGDATPGGWDADTDMTWNSSNQTWEIANIALVGGKNIKFRLNDAWTTNYGGSGGNLVSGGSDIQVAESGNYKIVLDLVNLKYSVIKL; encoded by the coding sequence ATGAAAAATATATTTAAATTATTATTTGCATCATTGCTTGTTACAATCGTTTTTGTAGCTTGTGATAATGATGCTGACAGAGACTGGACTTCACCAGAGGCTAGTTTCAAATTATATGACACTACTTTAGGAAGTAATGTGTTATATGAAACAATGAAGGATAATCCTTTTACCCTAACTTGGGATAAAACAGGCTCTTCAGAATCTACTATCGTATTTTCAACGACAGAAGATTTTGCAAATAAAATGACTTTAGGCACTTCTACTAGTAATACATTTACTACAACGATAGGTGATATTAATAGTAAATTTCTTCAAGCTGGTTTATCAACATATGCATCTTCAAATGTTTATCTACGTATAGAAGCAGGTGCAGAAGTTTCTAATACAATTAATTTTGCAGTAACACCGTATCCAGTAGCTGGACCTGTTATCACGGCTCCTACTTCTGGTAGTGTGGTAAGCTTAGATGTAAATAAACCGGATGATCTTATCAAAATAAACTGGAGTGATTATTCATCTGGTATTGATGTGAAATATACTGTTAGTCTTGCTAAAAAAGGAGGCTCTTTCAGTAACTTGGGAACTGTTACTAGTACGGTTGCTAATCCTGTAAAATCACTTGAGTTAACAAGCAAAGATTTTGTATTTGCATTATTGAATGCCGGAGCGGCAGCTAATGTACAGTCAGAGTTTGATGTCAAAGTAACTGCTGAAACAAAATCAACAGGAACAATTACATTAGTTTCTGAGGTTGTGACTTTCAAAGCTACTCCTTATGAAGTGACTTCATATCTTTATGCACCGGGAGCATATCAAGGTTGGACTCCTGCTACAGCAGAAAGTTTGATTTCTCCAAAAAGTGATGGCATCTATACAGGGTATATTAAGTTTACAGAGGCAAATTCTGAATTTAAGATTACAACTGCAAGAAATTGGGATAATAGCTATGGTACAACAGATAACGTAAATCTTATTTATAACGGAGGAGGTAATCTAAAAGCTCCAAATACAGGTTATCAAAAATTGACTGTAAATACAAACACGCTTGTATTCTCATTAGAAGCATATTCTTGGGGACTAATTGGTGATGCTACACCTGGAGGATGGGATGCTGATACCGATATGACTTGGAATAGTTCTAACCAAACTTGGGAAATTGCTAATATTGCACTCGTGGGTGGGAAAAATATCAAATTCCGACTAAATGATGCTTGGACTACCAATTATGGTGGATCTGGTGGAAACCTAGTTTCAGGTGGTAGTGATATTCAAGTGGCTGAATCAGGAAACTACAAAATTGTTTTAGATTTGGTTAACTTAAAATATTCAGTTATTAAGCTTTAA